A part of Paenibacillus donghaensis genomic DNA contains:
- a CDS encoding M15 family metallopeptidase, giving the protein MLTLTQLKSKSATRLKGLHPAVRVAAQTLTEHCCQRGIPILITQGLRTVAEQNALYAQGRTVKGAIVTNARGGYSYHNYGLAVDFALLLQDGRTVSWDTGSDGNGDEIADWQEVVREAKALGFEWGGDWTSFRDYPHLQIAFGLSLAQLRGGAEPSAASVEALYQKINKEGEKQDMKTEHTAVVQVNGVKIADGMLNKGITYVPVRSLAEALGAQVRYIAATRTVEVTSSQLRGNGDE; this is encoded by the coding sequence ATGCTGACTCTGACCCAGCTAAAAAGTAAATCCGCCACACGCCTGAAAGGCCTCCACCCCGCAGTGCGGGTTGCCGCCCAGACTCTAACCGAACATTGCTGCCAGCGCGGAATTCCGATTCTGATTACCCAAGGACTACGTACCGTGGCCGAGCAGAACGCGTTGTATGCGCAAGGGCGCACCGTCAAGGGAGCCATAGTCACCAATGCCCGTGGCGGCTACAGCTATCATAATTATGGGCTGGCGGTTGATTTTGCGCTGCTGCTGCAAGATGGGCGGACTGTTTCCTGGGATACCGGTAGTGACGGTAACGGGGATGAGATAGCCGATTGGCAGGAAGTCGTCCGTGAGGCGAAAGCGCTCGGTTTTGAATGGGGTGGAGATTGGACCAGCTTCCGGGACTATCCCCATTTGCAGATTGCGTTCGGATTAAGCCTGGCTCAATTGCGCGGTGGGGCGGAGCCTTCTGCCGCTTCCGTCGAGGCGTTGTACCAAAAGATTAACAAAGAAGGGGAGAAGCAGGATATGAAGACAGAACACACAGCAGTTGTACAAGTGAACGGAGTTAAGATTGCAGACGGTATGCTGAATAAGGGAATAACCTATGTACCTGTCCGAAGTCTGGCGGAAGCGCTTGGTGCACAGGTGAGATATATTGCGGCTACGCGGACGGTTGAAGTTACCAGCTCACAATTAAGGGGGAATGGAGATGAATAA
- a CDS encoding CD1375 family protein, with protein MPKIYASLIRKGLKTIDEVPNVIREDVRLLLEERS; from the coding sequence ATGCCTAAGATTTATGCGAGTTTAATCCGCAAAGGGCTGAAGACTATTGATGAGGTTCCGAACGTCATCCGCGAGGATGTAAGGCTGTTGTTGGAAGAACGCAGCTGA
- a CDS encoding XkdW family protein, with translation MNIALSIMYLYPQAESMWDFIVQDNGPEPVLREGAEGKGRVRYEIKPPTEGGEPVEGVHYRYGIDYNLLTEGEDYDLVERGPYIAAWNLDVPQPTEEELQAAWEAYQEEEANKPPQLTEIEQVREQLAQAQTALAEHSDRLQAAQEEATTAQMALTELYEIVLAGQAAGGER, from the coding sequence ATGAATATAGCACTATCAATCATGTATTTATACCCGCAAGCTGAGTCAATGTGGGATTTTATCGTACAGGACAATGGGCCTGAGCCTGTGCTACGGGAAGGGGCCGAGGGAAAAGGCCGGGTCCGTTACGAGATCAAACCACCGACGGAAGGCGGAGAGCCAGTCGAGGGAGTCCATTACCGCTATGGCATCGACTACAATCTGCTGACTGAAGGTGAAGATTACGACTTGGTAGAGCGCGGTCCCTACATTGCTGCCTGGAACCTGGATGTTCCGCAGCCAACTGAAGAAGAACTGCAAGCCGCCTGGGAGGCCTATCAGGAAGAAGAGGCCAACAAGCCTCCACAGCTGACGGAGATCGAGCAGGTCCGTGAGCAGCTGGCGCAGGCGCAAACTGCGCTGGCGGAGCATTCCGATCGGCTGCAGGCTGCGCAAGAAGAGGCGACGACCGCGCAGATGGCATTGACCGAGCTGTATGAAATTGTACTGGCCGGGCAGGCCGCGGGAGGTGAGCGGTGA